In Candidatus Binataceae bacterium, a single window of DNA contains:
- a CDS encoding SDR family NAD(P)-dependent oxidoreductase → MSEAESRPVAVVIGVGPGVGASLARRFAAKYAVAINARKTDYLRTLASDIRGHGGEVLEVQADIGKATEVWNAFPQIRAELGEPQVLLFNAAGPAR, encoded by the coding sequence ATGTCGGAAGCTGAATCGAGACCTGTTGCTGTAGTAATCGGAGTGGGCCCAGGAGTTGGTGCGTCATTGGCCCGCCGGTTCGCGGCAAAGTACGCGGTGGCGATAAACGCACGCAAAACTGACTACCTCCGCACCCTCGCAAGTGACATCCGCGGCCATGGCGGCGAAGTGCTGGAAGTGCAGGCCGACATCGGAAAAGCCACTGAGGTCTGGAACGCCTTCCCACAGATTCGCGCCGAACTCGGCGAACCGCAGGTGCTGCTATTCAACGCTGCCGGGCCCGCGAGGTAA
- a CDS encoding ABC transporter permease encodes MFQAIFRIFALVRKELLAMLKDPRGRAVLFVPPALQCLVFGYVVNYDLNQVRYAVFDRDRSATSSQLLAWLDGSGVFRRVANLECAADLKTVIDERRALVVIQIDQDFERRLLSGRSADVEVIADGRNSNTGSIALNYVGTVVDSFNARWWAAHGGDGPPIRVSIRAWFNSNLETRWSIVPSLIGTLTIAEVLLMTAMSIAREKEEGTFDQLLVTPFRPAEIMTGKALPSLLVGLSQSTVILLVAQLWFRIPFAGSFLTLYTGLFLFLLAVSGIGLLLSSLVATMQQALLLSFLVAMPFTLLSGLITPLSSMPKILQYFSLINPLRYMIDIARRVYLEGVGANRLAFDLWPLAVTAALTLTIGALVFRRRLG; translated from the coding sequence ATGTTCCAAGCAATTTTTCGGATCTTCGCTTTGGTGCGCAAGGAACTTCTCGCGATGCTCAAGGATCCGCGCGGGCGCGCCGTCCTGTTCGTTCCACCCGCACTGCAGTGCCTCGTGTTCGGATATGTCGTGAACTACGATTTGAACCAAGTCCGCTATGCGGTCTTCGATCGCGATCGCAGCGCCACGTCGTCCCAACTACTCGCCTGGTTAGACGGCTCGGGCGTGTTTCGACGCGTTGCCAATCTCGAATGCGCAGCGGACCTGAAGACCGTGATCGACGAGCGACGCGCATTGGTCGTGATTCAGATCGATCAGGATTTCGAGCGACGATTACTTTCCGGGCGATCGGCCGATGTAGAAGTAATTGCCGACGGGCGTAATTCCAACACCGGCAGCATCGCGCTGAACTACGTCGGTACAGTTGTCGATTCATTCAATGCCAGATGGTGGGCGGCTCACGGCGGAGATGGGCCGCCGATCAGGGTGAGTATCCGCGCCTGGTTTAATTCGAATCTCGAGACCCGGTGGAGCATAGTCCCGAGCTTGATCGGAACACTCACGATTGCAGAGGTGCTCCTGATGACGGCGATGTCCATCGCGCGCGAAAAGGAGGAAGGAACCTTCGATCAGTTACTTGTGACACCCTTTCGGCCAGCCGAAATCATGACCGGAAAGGCATTGCCCTCGCTGTTGGTCGGACTAAGCCAGTCCACCGTCATCCTCCTGGTTGCCCAGCTGTGGTTCCGGATTCCGTTTGCGGGCTCGTTCCTCACGCTATATACGGGACTTTTCTTGTTCCTCCTCGCAGTATCCGGAATCGGACTGCTGCTTTCGTCGTTGGTCGCCACCATGCAGCAGGCGCTCCTTCTGTCATTCCTGGTAGCGATGCCGTTCACGCTCTTGTCAGGTCTGATCACGCCCTTGAGCAGTATGCCTAAGATCCTGCAATACTTCAGTTTGATCAATCCGTTGCGCTACATGATTGATATCGCGCGGCGTGTGTATCTGGAAGGTGTGGGAGCGAATCGGCTGGCGTTCGATTTGTGGCCGCTCGCGGTGACGGCAGCGTTAACACTTACAATCGGCGCCTTGGTGTTCCGTCGCCGATTGGGATGA